Below is a genomic region from Osmia bicornis bicornis chromosome 3, iOsmBic2.1, whole genome shotgun sequence.
CCAACCTGGCTACGAATAAACCGTGTTATCCGATGGAAAGTCAAAACGTATGCCTATGTGTACGTAAAACCGGCGGTGAACAGCTAGTGTTTACCCTCTTTCGTATACGGGGTGAAGTACTTTTTTCTATCAGTAATAGCCAGCGTTAACCACTTGATGCAACACGTAAATTCTTTAGTTAGCGGAACTGTATGATAATTTCATAAATGAACGAATTagaattgcaaataaaaacTATAAACTTCTTTTTCTAGTTTCCTGGGATAATAGGGAATTCTGACTTCTCTCCTTAACGCAGCTAGTGCCGTTCTCGTTTCGTCTAATTATAACTGGAATCGTggaaaaatgcaaattttttttatctttgttTCAGACAGTATCGGTGACCGTGAGCATAATGACTTTAACATTCATATCGATAGACCGGTGGTACGCCATATGTTTCCCTTTGAGGTTCAAGTCTACAACGGGACGAGCAAAAACAGCGATTATTGTAATCTGGGCGATGGCGCTTCTCTTTggtaattgattaattaatatctgCCCAGTTTATGTACGTACGATATATACATGCCAATGAAAATTTACCATTTGTGCAGATCTTCCAGACCTGCTGGTATTGCACACCGTTCCACCGACGCATATCCGAGTGAAGACCATTCTGTTTACGCAATGCGACATGTCCTGGAGTCAAAAGAGCCAAGTCACCTTCACTATTGTGAAGCTAATCTTTCTGTACACTGGACCGTTAATCTTCATGAGCGTGGCGTATTGGCAGATCGTCAGAGTCCTCTGGAGAAGCGATATTCCAGGACACAACTGTAAGAAAACGATCGTTGTTAAACTCTAACGGATCGTTACACGTCTTTTTCCATTCGGTTTTTAAGACTACTAACACATTTTCTTGTTCGTACCGTTGGTATTCAACCGTAGCTATCGTGTTTAACGCAACATTTAACCTTTCGCCGCTGAAAGCGCCTAAAGATACGTTTATGCCAACGTGAAACTATGTCTAATTTATAATGTCTGATGATCGTAGCTAGATCGTGGAACGAATAATTACTGGACGCATTTGCAGTACTGTCACGGGCATCCCAGATGAGCCAGACACCTTCGTCCGGCGGCGGTAATCCTGAGATACAGCTAAGATCTCGACGAAAAGCGGCGAAAATGTTAGTCACGGTGGTCATCACTTTTGCCATTTGCTATTTCCCCGTGCACTTACTCTCTGTCTTAAGGTATCTTTCATCTATCTTATGCCATGCTTACTTTCTCTATTTTATAATGTTAGATgcttataaaaaatatagcAGACAGAAGAAGTGTGCTATCGCGATACTTTAAACGTTCTTTTTATGGTACTGCAGCGTGTACTCTATGGCCTATAAAAACGAAAACTATTATTGCTCGGAAGTAAATCGATACACGTGTTGTTTACCATTTCAGGTATACCATTACGCTGCCATCAAACAAGTGGATAAACGCCATCAGTTTGATTGCACACGGTCTCTGTTACTTCAATAGCGCGGTTAATCCTCTGATCTACAACTTCATGAGCGGTAAACGATCTCtacttttatcatttttgtttACCGCACCAGAAGATATTTTGCACCTGCCGTGTCTGGGTTTACGTTCGACGAAACGTTGTTTTCCTTCCTATTCGAGCTCAGCCCGGAAACCAGATGTTCCGGAGCAACAAACATTTCCTCCTTTCACAGTCGAGTCCACGAATAATAGTTCCCTTTGTCTTTCGTTCTTATCGACGTATACTGCCGAATGGTTTTCTATAGATGAAATATCTTCGTTAAAACATTCGTAAAGAAGTGATCGATAAACGTTACGATGCGATCCATGAAACGCAAACAGATTATCAAAACAGCTGAATAAATCAATAGTCATTTCTTACGTAAATTAAAtcgtaaaaaaaaatcgataacaCTTTTATAAGATAACAGTGGCGCGTGTTCGCTGATTTGATATGACCAATGGAATACTGATGAGCAAAAACGTTTCTGGAGCATGCACGTATATGTATGCGCCAGTAGCATTGATGGCTTTCTTTCATAATGGAAAGTGTAAGGAAAAGTGCAGGATCAATATcagtataataattattcacaTTCTGTATTTTGTGAAAGACACTGGTTCCAAAAGAACATGCATAGTCTTAAAGGGAATAGACCTCTGAATGCGGTGATCACCTAGTTCTTTTAAACAGCGTATGTCGGGCAAAAAAGCACGAACGTCCTTGAAATGACCTTGACATCATCATCCATCAACCTGTTTCTTTAGTCCTTAGAAATGCAATTTTCGCAGCTTAACGTACCTTGCGACCATACGTTCACGTGTATAAGTTTAAAACTCATTACCTTGCCTCCTTGATAAAATCTCACGACCTTAAATAACGTTGTTCGCTAGTACTTCGTTGGCTCATTGAGAAATTCAGAATTCATCGGAAGGCTCTCCTCGTGTTAGTTATTAAAGCACGCTTCGCCGGACATTTCTGTCCCCTTTATCTGGAGAATCctgtaattaaatgaaaatgtattCCATTATCCCAACAACAACGATCTTGTTATTTCCCAAAGTTTTCAAACTAAGAAACGAACGGGAGCATGATTCAATtgc
It encodes:
- the LOC114877833 gene encoding orexin receptor type 2-like isoform X3, whose product is MYSIERMLIVWSIMVTILVDATDYLDDYTSVEYTDESEMDFNATNCSNIYCISNDEYVDRMMNYIFPKLWDWVLIASHGIIFLVGLIGNVLVCTAVYRNHTMRTVTNYFIVNLAVADFLVLLLCLPFTVLWDITETWFLGLTLCKAVPYLQTVSVTVSIMTLTFISIDRWYAICFPLRFKSTTGRAKTAIIVIWAMALLFDLPDLLVLHTVPPTHIRVKTILFTQCDMSWSQKSQVTFTIVKLIFLYTGPLIFMSVAYWQIVRVLWRSDIPGHNLLSRASQMSQTPSSGGGNPEIQLRSRRKAAKMYTITLPSNKWINAISLIAHGLCYFNSAVNPLIYNFMSGKRSLLLSFLFTAPEDILHLPCLGLRSTKRCFPSYSSSARKPDVPEQQTFPPFTVESTNNSSLCLSFLSTYTAEWFSIDEISSLKHS
- the LOC114877833 gene encoding orexin/Hypocretin receptor type 1-like isoform X1, with protein sequence MYSIERMLIVWSIMVTILVDATDYLDDYTSVEYTDESEMDFNATNCSNIYCISNDEYVDRMMNYIFPKLWDWVLIASHGIIFLVGLIGNVLVCTAVYRNHTMRTVTNYFIVNLAVADFLVLLLCLPFTVLWDITETWFLGLTLCKAVPYLQTVSVTVSIMTLTFISIDRWYAICFPLRFKSTTGRAKTAIIVIWAMALLFDLPDLLVLHTVPPTHIRVKTILFTQCDMSWSQKSQVTFTIVKLIFLYTGPLIFMSVAYWQIVRVLWRSDIPGHNLLSRASQMSQTPSSGGGNPEIQLRSRRKAAKMLVTVVITFAICYFPVHLLSVLRYTITLPSNKWINAISLIAHGLCYFNSAVNPLIYNFMSGKRSLLLSFLFTAPEDILHLPCLGLRSTKRCFPSYSSSARKPDVPEQQTFPPFTVESTNNSSLCLSFLSTYTAEWFSIDEISSLKHS